A section of the Ignavibacteriales bacterium genome encodes:
- a CDS encoding outer membrane beta-barrel protein, producing the protein MKNKTFKFLLLAVIVLTALLHTEKTYAQKVLIGPRLSGNLNIYNQKGLTGTWNGIGAAIGGTIDVSFSPHIGLMANLNVFDMRNFKNSQTQGGVTTEQSYKLAYVTPEVLFKTEFSGFYMVAGPSLGINITNSGEITQTATGQTPVSQTSNPEVNTMRLDIKTGAGYTFSLGNNMYMGTDFMVMIPVTDTYNFTGVSNSVLTFQLGAALKFKI; encoded by the coding sequence ATGAAAAACAAAACATTTAAATTTTTACTTCTTGCAGTAATAGTGCTAACAGCGCTACTCCATACAGAGAAAACATACGCCCAGAAAGTTTTGATCGGACCAAGATTATCAGGTAATTTGAATATTTACAATCAAAAGGGTTTGACAGGCACATGGAACGGTATCGGGGCGGCTATAGGAGGAACTATAGATGTTTCCTTTAGCCCGCACATAGGATTGATGGCTAACCTTAATGTTTTCGATATGAGGAATTTCAAGAATTCACAAACCCAGGGCGGTGTAACAACCGAGCAGAGTTACAAGCTTGCCTATGTAACCCCGGAAGTTCTGTTCAAAACCGAGTTCAGCGGATTTTACATGGTAGCAGGTCCTTCACTGGGTATTAATATTACCAATAGCGGTGAGATAACACAAACAGCTACGGGACAGACACCGGTTTCTCAGACAAGTAATCCGGAAGTCAATACTATGAGGCTGGATATTAAAACAGGTGCGGGTTATACATTCTCGTTAGGCAATAACATGTATATGGGAACAGACTTTATGGTTATGATACCCGTTACTGACACCTATAATTTTACAGGTGTCAGTAACAGTGTCCTTACATTCCAGCTTGGTGCAGCGCTGAAATTTAAGATCTGA
- the gmk gene encoding guanylate kinase, producing MLFVISAPSGAGKTTIVREVLNDMPELVFSVSATSRPKRESEIEGKDYFFLTKEEFQEKIDNDEMVEYEKLFNDHFYGTLKSFIHKEIMAGRDLIFDIDVKGALSIKNLYGQKAVLIFIEPPNKETLRERLINRGTEPNDHIEERLKRIDMEMEKGKEFDFRVVNDDLQTAVNEVEKIIKNYKLED from the coding sequence ATGCTTTTTGTGATCTCGGCTCCTTCGGGTGCAGGAAAAACAACGATTGTTAGAGAAGTCTTGAATGATATGCCGGAATTGGTATTTTCTGTGTCGGCGACATCTAGACCCAAAAGAGAAAGCGAGATCGAGGGTAAAGATTACTTCTTCCTTACGAAGGAAGAGTTTCAGGAGAAGATAGATAATGACGAGATGGTTGAATACGAGAAGTTGTTTAATGATCATTTTTACGGTACGCTGAAGTCGTTCATTCATAAGGAAATAATGGCGGGAAGAGACCTGATCTTCGATATAGACGTAAAGGGCGCTCTTTCTATAAAGAATTTATATGGGCAGAAAGCGGTTTTAATTTTCATCGAGCCGCCGAATAAAGAAACGCTGAGAGAAAGACTGATAAACAGGGGAACGGAACCGAACGATCATATAGAGGAGAGATTGAAAAGGATAGATATGGAGATGGAAAAGGGAAAGGAATTCGATTTCAGGGTCGTAAATGACGACCTGCAGACGGCAGTAAATGAAGTAGAAAAAATAATTAAAAATTATAAATTAGAGGATTAA
- a CDS encoding YicC family protein has translation MIISMTGYGKAEGDFGGRNYSIELRSVNNRFCEISFKYPRYMSSRDFQLKDIVKKKISRGKINASLMVKADGDMENMAKVNTDAAKYYYSMLDELRKATGIQSEIGLDQLLKFSDVMDTNDAEEVSNEEFDFIASLLNKALDDVVAMKLKEGSHIREDLLKRIEFIGKETGRILEISEKNKPEAKEKLAKKVETIMGDKTIIDEKRLEMELVLLSDKLDISEECTRLDSHLKYFGEYIDSEELAGRRLVFLVQEMNREVNTIASKSMSAEISQSASVLKEELEKIREQLQNVE, from the coding sequence ATGATAATAAGCATGACCGGCTACGGCAAGGCCGAGGGCGACTTCGGAGGCAGAAATTATTCGATAGAGCTGAGATCGGTGAATAACAGGTTCTGTGAAATAAGTTTTAAATACCCCAGGTATATGTCGTCCAGGGATTTTCAGCTTAAGGATATCGTAAAGAAAAAGATTTCGCGGGGAAAGATAAACGCATCACTTATGGTAAAAGCCGATGGCGACATGGAAAACATGGCAAAGGTGAATACGGACGCGGCTAAGTATTACTACAGCATGCTGGATGAGCTAAGAAAAGCTACCGGTATTCAGAGCGAGATAGGGCTGGATCAGTTGTTGAAATTTTCCGATGTCATGGATACAAACGACGCGGAGGAAGTATCGAATGAAGAGTTTGATTTTATCGCGTCACTGCTGAATAAAGCGCTCGATGATGTTGTCGCGATGAAGCTCAAGGAAGGCAGTCATATAAGGGAAGATCTTTTGAAGAGGATAGAATTTATTGGTAAAGAGACAGGCAGAATACTAGAAATATCTGAAAAGAATAAGCCGGAAGCTAAAGAAAAGCTGGCTAAGAAGGTCGAAACTATAATGGGCGATAAGACGATCATCGATGAGAAGAGATTGGAAATGGAGCTGGTGCTCCTCTCCGATAAACTGGACATAAGCGAGGAGTGTACGAGGCTCGACAGCCATTTGAAATATTTTGGTGAGTATATTGATTCTGAGGAACTTGCGGGCAGGAGGCTTGTATTCCTGGTGCAGGAGATGAACAGGGAAGTGAACACTATCGCTTCCAAATCGATGAGCGCCGAGATTTCCCAATCGGCATCGGTGCTTAAAGAAGAGCTTGAGAAGATACGGGAGCAGTTGCAAAATGTTGAATAA
- a CDS encoding DNA-directed RNA polymerase subunit omega, with protein sequence MKTLDLDKFEADASNLYEATVICSKRARTINDEHKLELGQRLQPVIEKETEDDTIMNQDKLNISLEFEMRDKPTIQAIKEMTDGELEFRYRDSE encoded by the coding sequence ATGAAAACATTGGACCTGGACAAATTCGAGGCAGATGCATCGAATCTTTATGAAGCGACCGTAATTTGCTCAAAAAGAGCAAGGACGATCAATGACGAGCATAAGTTAGAGCTTGGCCAGAGGCTTCAGCCGGTCATTGAAAAGGAAACCGAAGACGATACTATCATGAACCAGGACAAGCTGAACATCTCGCTGGAATTCGAAATGAGAGACAAGCCGACCATACAGGCTATCAAGGAAATGACGGACGGCGAGCTGGAGTTCAGGTACAGGGATAGTGAATAA
- a CDS encoding helix-turn-helix transcriptional regulator, whose amino-acid sequence MKVLDSGSYFGDHNTILRYKGLIITDTAYTHKYVGWHYHENPYFTFLLEGKLYEANRKESYYCNPGTLLFHNWQDAHYNVRHSSTARGLHIELGNGWLRENRIDEKNFEGSKIINNSIVKNIFLKIHHLISKGKPDASEIENLVIQLWSRLTKHSGRKETGTPNWVNTVREIVHSRFTHSISLSNLASYAGIHPVYLSSEFPRYFNATLGSYIRNLRIEKSLHLLANSELTLTQIAYTCGFSDQSHFIREFKKVKSFTPSAYRKSHLG is encoded by the coding sequence ATGAAAGTTCTTGACTCTGGAAGTTATTTCGGCGATCATAATACGATCCTGCGGTATAAAGGATTGATCATTACCGATACTGCATACACGCACAAATATGTAGGATGGCATTACCACGAAAATCCCTATTTCACTTTTCTCCTGGAAGGAAAACTCTACGAAGCTAATAGAAAAGAATCGTATTATTGTAACCCAGGCACTTTGTTATTTCACAATTGGCAGGATGCTCATTATAATGTAAGGCATTCATCCACAGCGCGTGGGCTCCATATAGAGCTTGGTAACGGTTGGCTCAGGGAAAACCGGATCGACGAAAAGAACTTTGAAGGCAGTAAAATTATCAATAACAGTATTGTTAAAAATATCTTTTTAAAAATCCACCACTTGATTAGCAAAGGTAAGCCCGATGCCTCAGAAATAGAAAACCTGGTTATACAATTATGGAGCCGGCTCACAAAACATTCCGGGAGGAAAGAGACCGGAACACCAAACTGGGTAAATACCGTTAGAGAAATAGTACATTCCAGATTCACGCACAGTATTTCCCTCAGCAACCTGGCATCCTATGCCGGTATCCATCCTGTATATCTCAGCAGTGAATTTCCCCGGTATTTTAATGCGACTCTTGGAAGTTACATTAGAAACCTCAGAATAGAAAAATCCCTGCATCTCCTCGCAAATTCCGAACTCACACTTACACAGATAGCCTATACGTGCGGGTTCTCGGACCAGAGTCATTTCATAAGAGAGTTTAAGAAAGTAAAATCCTTTACTCCCTCTGCCTACAGAAAGTCTCATCTCGGATAA
- a CDS encoding SDR family oxidoreductase, with protein MSNKVALVTGGARRLGRDISLSLAEAGFDIVMNYSGSSPETVAETAGEIEKFGVKAYPVKADISRSGEVEAMFDMVRKEAGRLDVLVNNAAIFEGVDFFDITEEYIDTFLGINLKGTLFCSQQGAKLMLESGAGKERENRRRIINMCSLGGILNWSRFIPYSVAKAGVHKLTKITARKLAPEILVNGIAPGTIVIEDDPNYTVDPEEVKKYPMKEFGKASDITSLIKYLAKENEYITGHIFIVDGGRVLV; from the coding sequence ATGAGCAATAAAGTTGCACTCGTAACCGGCGGAGCAAGGAGGTTAGGCAGGGATATCTCATTATCCCTTGCAGAGGCAGGTTTTGATATAGTGATGAACTACAGCGGTTCATCACCGGAGACGGTCGCAGAGACAGCCGGAGAGATAGAAAAGTTCGGTGTTAAGGCTTACCCCGTTAAAGCCGACATCAGCAGATCCGGTGAAGTGGAAGCGATGTTTGACATGGTGAGAAAGGAGGCGGGCAGACTGGACGTATTGGTCAATAACGCCGCGATATTCGAGGGAGTTGATTTCTTTGACATTACCGAAGAGTATATAGACACGTTCCTGGGAATAAATCTGAAAGGAACGCTCTTCTGTTCACAGCAGGGCGCGAAGCTGATGCTGGAGTCCGGCGCAGGAAAGGAAAGAGAGAACCGCAGGCGGATCATTAATATGTGTTCGCTGGGCGGAATTCTGAACTGGTCCCGCTTTATTCCGTATTCTGTCGCAAAAGCCGGTGTGCATAAGCTGACAAAGATAACAGCGCGAAAGCTGGCTCCGGAAATTCTCGTGAACGGTATTGCGCCCGGGACGATAGTCATAGAGGACGATCCGAATTACACTGTCGATCCGGAGGAAGTAAAGAAGTACCCTATGAAAGAGTTCGGTAAAGCGAGCGACATAACAAGTTTAATAAAATATCTTGCAAAAGAAAACGAATACATTACAGGACATATTTTCATTGTCGATGGAGGCAGGGTCTTAGTATGA
- a CDS encoding serine hydrolase codes for MRSLDSAIDAGAFKNINSVLIAENNELIYEKYYNGYKSSSLQDTRSVTKTITGMLIGIAIDKGFIPSEKTYIMDYFPDLQPVENPDPRKNQITIEDFLTMSSLLECDDDNSFSRGNEERMYLIEDYVKFTLDLPIKGFPAWVEKPEDSQYGRSFSYCTAGVVTLGAVLEKATGMKVDEFATRYLFEPLNITNPQWQKTPTGLPMTGGGLGLTARDYVKLCLMYNNKGMWNGQRIISEEWIEKSTTSKANAGKYLDYGYLWWLENFGDRKEKYYSYSMRGNGGSKIVVFPDLDAVVVLTGSLYGSRTGHEQTEKIINDYILPALGK; via the coding sequence ATGAGGAGCCTCGACAGCGCAATCGACGCCGGAGCTTTTAAGAATATAAACAGCGTGCTAATTGCAGAAAATAATGAACTCATTTATGAAAAGTATTACAATGGATACAAAAGCTCATCCCTACAGGATACACGGTCGGTCACAAAAACCATAACAGGGATGCTGATAGGAATCGCAATCGATAAAGGATTCATTCCTTCGGAAAAGACTTATATAATGGACTACTTCCCAGACCTGCAACCGGTGGAAAACCCTGACCCGCGTAAAAACCAAATTACAATAGAGGATTTCCTCACAATGAGCTCATTGCTTGAATGTGACGATGATAACAGCTTTTCGAGGGGCAATGAGGAAAGAATGTATCTCATAGAGGACTATGTAAAGTTTACTCTGGATCTTCCCATAAAGGGCTTCCCGGCGTGGGTAGAGAAACCGGAGGATTCCCAGTACGGAAGAAGCTTCAGCTATTGCACCGCGGGGGTAGTGACACTTGGAGCCGTCCTTGAGAAAGCAACCGGAATGAAAGTGGATGAATTCGCAACGAGGTACCTGTTCGAGCCGCTGAACATTACAAATCCCCAATGGCAGAAAACTCCTACGGGGCTTCCAATGACAGGAGGCGGACTGGGATTGACAGCACGCGATTATGTTAAGTTATGTCTTATGTATAATAACAAAGGAATGTGGAACGGTCAGAGGATAATCTCCGAAGAATGGATAGAAAAATCTACTACATCAAAAGCAAATGCTGGCAAATACCTGGATTATGGCTATCTTTGGTGGCTAGAAAATTTTGGCGACAGGAAGGAAAAATACTACTCCTATTCGATGAGGGGAAACGGGGGAAGCAAAATTGTCGTATTTCCCGACCTGGATGCGGTTGTAGTATTAACAGGCTCACTATATGGCTCGAGAACTGGACATGAGCAAACCGAAAAAATAATAAACGATTATATACTCCCGGCATTAGGTAAATAA